The window TCTGTGTTTCTTAACGAAGTGATAACCACATTCGCCCAAATCTGCGAGCCATCTTTGCGAACTCGCCATCCTTCATCTTGAATCCTGCCGCCAGACGCGGCGCGTCTCAGTTCCTCCTGCGGCCATCCAGAGTCAATTGCATCTTGCGTGTAGAATCGCGTGAAAGACAACCCGATGATTTCATTCGGTTTGTAGCCTTTGATACGCTCTGCCCCGGCGTTCCAGCTACGGATGATTCCGTTCTCATCTAGCAGAAAAATGGCGTGATCTTCCACACCAGCGACAAGTTCCGTGAAGTGCTGCTCTATTTCATGCAGTGAAAAATCTGGCGATGGCGGCATCATGTTCTTTCGTGGACGGCTGCACATGGAAGATCCATGGTGCCAACTCATTGTCTGCGATACCGCCGAAAGTAGCCAGCCACAAAAGAATACGCGGTGTCGCGCATGAAAAAGCCCAGCGCGGGGCAAACGGGCTGGGCTGGGCACATTGGCCGATGAAGACCGGCAGGGTGCCCACTGACAACTATCGTCGCTATCTCACTGAAAGGTTGGGCAATCGAACGGCGTCTGAACGGTTTCCGATAAATGCCCATGCCCTAACTCGCGCAGCGACGACTTACTTCGGCTGATGCGGATCGCCGATTAAACTTAGGCAATGTTCAGCGATTACAACTTGTTTCTTTGTCAGGCGAAGCAAAGGATAGAAGTACGACTCGCTTCTTTAACGCGAATCATCCTTGTTCGCAGCGGCACAGATTTGGCCCTATGCGGCTGACTGTCCCACCCCCTGACGCTCCACAATTGGGGAAAACCAGATGGCCGTTAGGCTGGTGGGACAGCGGAACTTGCCGCCATCTTGACGCTGACGACAGTTGGTTCAGGAGCCGAGTGCGTAAAATGTAGACATACGAAAGCGAGGTCTTTATGACCCGAACGGAACGCGAGCGGGAATTGCAGCTATCTCTGGTTTATGATCGCTATTTACTGATTCATGATTATCGTGCCGCGATGCACCTATATGGTGATCCTGCTGATTCGGAAAACGAATCGGAAGATGTGATGATTCAAGCAATCGCAAATCGGAAACAACCAAAGAAGCCGCCGAAGTAACAAACCTCGCCGACTGACAACCGATACAATCAAACCATGAAACGCGAAGCCCGCGCGCCGCTGATCGTCGCTATCATCGCGCTGGCTCTGCCGCTGCTGTACGTGGCGAGTTATTTCGCGATGGTCACACCAGCGTCCGTGACGGTCAGCAGCGCAGGAACCCATGTAGTCAACAACTACAGGTTCGGCGAAGTTCGGGCACAGCGATTCTTCTGGCCTTTAGAACAGATCGACATAAGGCTGCTTTGTTGACATAGTTGGCAATCGAATTACAGCAAATCCAACCACAGCGGAATGTGTTCGGGTCTCAGAAGACCCAAATACTCTTCATCAGCAGGCCATGACTGAATGAACGCCGTTGGGAATGCAATCCCCAGGTAGGCTGCGCCGTGAGCCGGCCAAGTATAGTCTTGAACTTCGTCTGACGAGCTTAGGCACCAAGCGTGATGCGCTGGGCAGTGGTCACCGTCCACAAAAGCCAAGCCTTCGCAATAGGTGTGCTGGTCGCGACCGATTCAACCATTCACAATATTCCGATTCACGTTGCACTAGCTAATTCTCGCATGATGGACCTGCGTTGCGAATTGTAATGGGAAGACGAAATTGGTGGGATTGGACTTTCTGTCGTGACCCTGATTCCCCTCTCTTGCCGCCCTTGGAAGAACGCGGGCGTGGCGAAGGTCGAACGAGCATCGCAGGCGAAACCGCCATCACCCACATTTTCGATTAACACCGCGAAAGTTCGGCGATTTCAACTCCTCCAATTCTCCGCCAAATTCCTGGAAACGGGCAAAAGCGGGCGGACGGCAGCAGATTGCAACCCATTCACAATAAACGACTTCGGACGTCGACGGACACGGGCGGGTAGCCTATTTTCGTCCTGGAAAATCGCTCGGTAATCCGGCTACGCATTAGAGCTCGTTCGCCTGCTTAGCTCCATTCGAGCGAAGAAACTGGACTACTTCGTCGCTGCCGCTATCGATCGCATGGTCGAGAGGCGTCATTTCGGCCCAACATGAGTTGATCGCCGCACCTTTCTCCAAGAGAAATTGAACCATCGGCAGATTTCCCTCTCGCGCTGCATGAATCAGTGCGTAGCAGCGTGTTTGGCCACGGACATCGAAGTTGATCTTTGCCCCATGAGCAAGCATCCACTTCACAACTTCAAGATGTCCGTCGCTTGCCGCGCGATAGACCACACCTTCTGGGCTCGCCACCGAATCGCTATTGGCTGGCTCGTTGATGTCGACGCCGGTACTAATCAGAAACTTGATGACGTCCAGATTCCCGGCAGAAGCAGCGTCGGAGAACCACATGCTTCGGCCATCAGGAAACTGGCGCTGGTCGGGGTGCTGTTCGAACAAGGACTTGAACGTTCGCGAGTCGCCTTCTTGAATCGCGTTGTACATCCGCTCAGGAACTGGCGTTTCATCGGTCATGGCATTGCTCCTTTCGGCGGCTTCGGCTGCAAAGACGATGCCGAAGTTAGGTTGAGATTAGGCGTAACCACAATCGTTGCTGTTCTTTCCAGCAAGATATTGCGGCGAGGGGTCGAAGTTGCCGCTCATTGATAGCGCCGGGCTTTGTGAGTATTTGTTCTTGGAGGTTTGGCGCAAGCGCCAACAGGTTCATGATCTGAGTGAGACGAGGCCTGCTCAC is drawn from Anatilimnocola floriformis and contains these coding sequences:
- a CDS encoding ankyrin repeat domain-containing protein; its protein translation is MTDETPVPERMYNAIQEGDSRTFKSLFEQHPDQRQFPDGRSMWFSDAASAGNLDVIKFLISTGVDINEPANSDSVASPEGVVYRAASDGHLEVVKWMLAHGAKINFDVRGQTRCYALIHAAREGNLPMVQFLLEKGAAINSCWAEMTPLDHAIDSGSDEVVQFLRSNGAKQANEL